One Mercurialis annua linkage group LG3, ddMerAnnu1.2, whole genome shotgun sequence DNA window includes the following coding sequences:
- the LOC126674623 gene encoding metalloendoproteinase 3-MMP-like — MASCKAFALLLFTLIALISLICDADDYHKKSPPLEFLKHLQGCHKGDNTKGIDELKNYLNHFGYLTYNQSHPNDDHYDDLLESAITTYQLNYHLNVSGFLDPQTVLKLMTPRCGVADIVNGTTWMESGKKSSSHHHHHRRHGPKSLRTVSHYSFFPNFPRWPASKYHLTYSFLPIFPSWAVNPVAGAFATWEANTHFSFSFIQLYTAADIVISFHRGEHGDGQPFDGPGGTIAHAFAPQVGLFHYDADEIWSIEAVAGAYHLETTALHEIGHLLGLGHSSVESAIMYPLIYPGTTKGLHFDDIQGIRVLYS, encoded by the coding sequence ATGGCTTCTTGTAAAGCATTTGCCTTGTTATTATTTACTCTTATTGCCTTGATTTCGCTTATTTGTGATGCTGATGATTATCACAAGAAGTCACCACCTTTGGAGTTTCTTAAACATCTTCAAGGATGTCATAAAGGTGACAACACCAAAGGCATCGATGAGCTCAAAAACTATCTTAATCATTTTGGTTACTTGACTTACAATCAATCTCATCCCAATGACGATCACTATGATGATCTCTTAGAGTCTGCTATCACAACTTATCAACTCAACTACCACTTGAATGTCTCCGGATTCTTAGATCCTCAAACCGTGTTGAAGTTGATGACACCTCGATGTGGCGTTGCTGACATCGTTAACGGCACTACTTGGATGGAATCCGGCAAGAAAAGCAGCAGCCACCACCATCACCACCGTCGCCATGGTCCTAAATCTCTACGTACAGTTTCACACTATAGTTTCTTCCCAAATTTCCCTAGATGGCCAGCTTCTAAGTACCATTTGACCTACTCATTTCTTCCAATCTTTCCGTCGTGGGCTGTGAACCCAGTGGCTGGAGCTTTTGCTACGTGGGAAGCTAATACACATTTTAGTTTTTCATTTATTCAACTTTATACAGCTGCTGATATTGTAATAAGCTTTCACAGAGGTGAGCATGGCGATGGTCAGCCTTTTGATGGTCCAGGTGGGACTATAGCCCATGCATTTGCACCACAGGTGGGGCTTTTCCATTATGATGCGGATGAGATATGGTCGATCGAGGCCGTAGCTGGTGCATATCACTTGGAGACAACAGCCTTACATGAAATAGGTCATCTTCTTGGACTTGGACATAGCTCCGTCGAGAGTGCCATCATGTATCCGCTTATCTATCCCGGCACGACCAAGGGTTTGCATTTTGATGATATTCAAGGGATTAGGGTTTTATACAGTTAG